A window from Apostichopus japonicus isolate 1M-3 chromosome 2, ASM3797524v1, whole genome shotgun sequence encodes these proteins:
- the LOC139957565 gene encoding glutathione peroxidase-like isoform X3 gives MASSSDKWKKAESIYEFEVNDIDGAPVSLEKYKGCVCLVVNVASKUGFTENNYHQLVELYRIYMEKGLRILAFPCNQFGSQEPGSNSDIKNHVVSKYGVNFDLFAKIEVNGNNADPLYKFLQNKQKGTLINRIKWNFTKFLVNKEGVPVKRYSPTTEPMSIVKDIEKYL, from the exons ATG GCTTCTTCATCTGATAAGTGGAAGAAAGCAGAGAGTATTTACGAATTTGAAGTGAATGATATTGATGGTGCACCAGTGTCGCTGGAGAAATACAA AGGATGTGTGTGTCTAGTGGTGAATGTGGCTTCCAAATGAGGGTTTACCGAAAATAACTATCACCAACTGGTGGAGTTATACAGAATATACATGGAAAAAGGTCTTCGTATTCTTGCCTTCCCATGTAACCAGTTTGGTAGTCAG gAACCTGGGAGTAATTCTGACATTAAGAATCATGTTGTCAGCAAGTATGGAGTCAATTTTGATTTGTTTGCTAAAATTGAAGTTAATGGAAATAATGCTGACCCTCTTTACAAATTTCTGCAGAACAAACAGAAAGGAACACTAATAAA CCGAATCAAGTGGAACTTTACCAAG ttcCTTGTTAATAAAGAAGGTGTTCCTGTCAAGAGATACAGTCCAACAACTGAACCAATG TCAATTGTGAAGGACATCGAAAAGTATCTCTAA
- the LOC139957565 gene encoding glutathione peroxidase-like isoform X2 — MIELIDTFDKASSSDKWKKAESIYEFEVNDIDGAPVSLEKYKGCVCLVVNVASKUGFTENNYHQLVELYRIYMEKGLRILAFPCNQFGSQEPGSNSDIKNHVVSKYGVNFDLFAKIEVNGNNADPLYKFLQNKQKGTLINRIKWNFTKFLVNKEGVPVKRYSPTTEPMSIVKDIEKYL; from the exons ATGATTGAACTAATTGATACCTTTGATAAG GCTTCTTCATCTGATAAGTGGAAGAAAGCAGAGAGTATTTACGAATTTGAAGTGAATGATATTGATGGTGCACCAGTGTCGCTGGAGAAATACAA AGGATGTGTGTGTCTAGTGGTGAATGTGGCTTCCAAATGAGGGTTTACCGAAAATAACTATCACCAACTGGTGGAGTTATACAGAATATACATGGAAAAAGGTCTTCGTATTCTTGCCTTCCCATGTAACCAGTTTGGTAGTCAG gAACCTGGGAGTAATTCTGACATTAAGAATCATGTTGTCAGCAAGTATGGAGTCAATTTTGATTTGTTTGCTAAAATTGAAGTTAATGGAAATAATGCTGACCCTCTTTACAAATTTCTGCAGAACAAACAGAAAGGAACACTAATAAA CCGAATCAAGTGGAACTTTACCAAG ttcCTTGTTAATAAAGAAGGTGTTCCTGTCAAGAGATACAGTCCAACAACTGAACCAATG TCAATTGTGAAGGACATCGAAAAGTATCTCTAA